The proteins below come from a single Rhodohalobacter sp. SW132 genomic window:
- a CDS encoding tetratricopeptide repeat protein, with protein MKCFLKLILLCLMLFPVNTLLAQERSDMTEDQASATRAFIDGITHFEEEEYEQALDMLTYAHMKMPEEPGVNFALADVYLVTGDLTNAAYYGKNAVDLDPENKWYHLKLAEIYNRAGRNEATINAFTNALEYHPDDADLLFQLAEVYVDYGELLKANRIYNRIMERRGSDFNLHLRKFRNFNALQMRDSALVELEQMREIDPGNLTTLRTISQYYMELGETEMAVEVLDDARQRNSRDPQTLLLLAEIYVNQSEWEELGKVFVTMLEDPLIYPSQKQELVRFIYIQHQRNPAESSLAEQTADVLMAFSENEPDYGPAQIIAAEFFLEQNNLEAALEKLEQANRVMPEQPEAWRQRIQVLFSMERYDDVIELADSADHHAPDDAFIQFFTGASYMLNNRPEEAEIWLEQASYAPSNRNFRSVINGTLGDVLQDLDRWEDARDAYEQALRLDSNNHNAMNNYAYFMSVREERLDYAKELAEKAISYEPENAAYLDTVGWIYYKLGEYEQAKEYIRRSLETGDASAEVYEHMGDVYKALNENENAIKYWNKALDQDSDREYLNERIQSAQS; from the coding sequence ATGAAATGTTTTTTAAAGCTTATACTGCTCTGCCTGATGCTTTTCCCGGTCAACACTCTGCTTGCGCAAGAGAGATCAGATATGACGGAAGATCAGGCTTCGGCCACTCGGGCGTTTATTGATGGGATAACCCATTTTGAGGAGGAGGAGTACGAGCAGGCACTCGATATGCTCACCTACGCGCACATGAAAATGCCCGAAGAACCGGGCGTTAATTTTGCTCTTGCGGATGTTTACCTGGTTACCGGCGATCTTACAAACGCAGCGTATTACGGGAAAAATGCTGTAGATCTGGATCCCGAAAATAAATGGTACCACCTGAAACTTGCCGAGATTTACAATCGTGCCGGAAGAAATGAGGCGACAATTAACGCCTTTACCAATGCCCTGGAGTACCATCCCGATGATGCGGATCTGCTGTTTCAGCTGGCTGAAGTGTATGTGGATTATGGCGAACTTCTGAAGGCAAACCGTATTTACAACCGGATTATGGAACGGCGCGGTTCTGATTTCAACCTGCATCTTCGAAAATTCAGAAATTTCAACGCACTGCAGATGCGCGATTCAGCATTGGTAGAGCTGGAACAGATGCGTGAAATTGATCCAGGAAATCTGACCACACTCCGTACAATCAGTCAGTATTATATGGAACTTGGCGAAACAGAAATGGCTGTGGAGGTTCTGGATGATGCCAGACAGAGAAATTCCCGCGATCCTCAAACTCTGCTGCTGTTGGCTGAAATATATGTCAATCAATCCGAGTGGGAGGAACTTGGTAAGGTGTTTGTAACCATGCTCGAAGACCCGCTGATCTATCCTTCACAAAAACAGGAACTGGTTCGGTTTATTTATATTCAGCATCAGCGAAACCCGGCTGAATCCTCTCTCGCGGAACAGACGGCCGATGTGCTGATGGCATTTAGCGAGAATGAACCGGATTATGGGCCGGCGCAGATTATCGCAGCAGAATTTTTCCTTGAGCAGAACAATCTTGAGGCCGCTCTTGAAAAGCTGGAGCAGGCAAACCGTGTGATGCCCGAACAGCCGGAAGCATGGCGCCAGAGAATACAGGTTCTTTTTTCAATGGAAAGGTATGATGATGTGATTGAACTGGCCGATTCTGCAGACCATCATGCCCCGGATGATGCGTTCATTCAGTTTTTTACCGGTGCTTCCTATATGCTGAATAACCGTCCGGAAGAGGCTGAAATATGGCTCGAACAGGCGAGCTATGCGCCATCAAACCGGAATTTCAGATCGGTTATAAACGGCACGCTCGGGGATGTACTCCAGGATCTGGACCGCTGGGAGGATGCCCGGGACGCGTATGAGCAGGCGCTGAGACTGGATTCGAACAACCACAATGCCATGAACAACTACGCATATTTTATGTCGGTGCGGGAGGAACGGCTCGATTACGCAAAAGAACTTGCTGAAAAAGCAATCTCCTACGAACCGGAAAATGCCGCATACCTCGATACCGTGGGATGGATTTATTATAAACTTGGTGAGTATGAGCAGGCCAAAGAGTATATCAGACGATCACTTGAAACGGGCGACGCCAGTGCGGAAGTGTATGAACATATGGGCGATGTCTATAAAGCGCTGAACGAAAACGAAAATGCGATTAAATACTGGAACAAAGCGCTGGATCAAGACTCCGATAGAGAGTATCTGAATGAACGAATTCAATCTGCGCAGTCGTGA
- a CDS encoding helical backbone metal receptor, translating to MSDSLTIVSLVPSLTELLFDLDLDDQIRGRTRFCIHPEQKVSKVPIVGGTKNPNLEKILEIAPDLIIASREENRKEDIEILEESCDILLTDIGSVEDALLVMYEIGKCTDREEKAALLIEKIRDEMEQIPDEPVQRVAYFIWRDPWMTIGHDTYIHSVLNLWNLENVYGMDSRYPKTSLNELSEKNPDWILLSSEPYPFKEKHQKEIEKVYPGARVLLVDGEWFSWYGSRMLPSFRKLNAFRKAIS from the coding sequence ATGTCTGACTCTTTGACGATTGTAAGTCTTGTGCCGTCACTTACAGAGCTTCTGTTTGATCTGGATCTGGATGATCAGATACGCGGCAGAACACGCTTTTGCATTCATCCTGAACAAAAAGTTTCCAAAGTTCCAATAGTTGGCGGGACTAAAAATCCTAACCTGGAAAAAATTCTGGAGATTGCACCGGATCTTATCATTGCGAGCCGTGAAGAAAACCGGAAAGAAGATATCGAGATACTGGAAGAGAGTTGCGATATTTTGCTTACAGATATCGGTTCTGTGGAAGACGCCCTGCTTGTGATGTATGAAATCGGAAAATGCACAGACAGAGAAGAGAAAGCAGCTCTTTTAATTGAAAAAATTCGCGATGAGATGGAGCAGATCCCTGATGAACCCGTTCAGCGTGTAGCGTATTTCATTTGGCGTGACCCGTGGATGACAATCGGCCATGATACCTACATTCATTCGGTTCTGAATCTCTGGAATCTTGAAAATGTCTACGGAATGGATTCACGCTATCCGAAAACATCTTTGAATGAGCTGTCGGAGAAAAACCCGGATTGGATTCTGCTCAGCAGCGAGCCGTATCCGTTTAAAGAAAAACATCAGAAAGAGATAGAAAAGGTGTACCCGGGAGCCCGTGTGCTTTTGGTGGATGGCGAATGGTTTAGCTGGTACGGCTCCAGGATGCTTCCTTCATTTCGCAAGTTAAACGCTTTCAGAAAAGCGATATCTTAA
- a CDS encoding peroxidase-related enzyme (This protein belongs to a clade of uncharacterized proteins related to peroxidases such as the alkylhydroperoxidase AhpD.), translating into MPNIETISYEKSEGRLREVYDQVVSDRGKLAEVHKIQSLNPDALLTHMEFYLTVMFGKSPLKRYQREMMAVVVSLANECQYCIEHHEQALMAYWKDEKRISALKNDFREAELSEKDLLLCKLAEKLTVKPGSGFTKNVAELKQHHFDDRAVLDAVQVIAYFNFVNRMVLALDVEFTGEEKKGYKY; encoded by the coding sequence ATGCCAAATATTGAAACGATTTCGTACGAAAAATCGGAAGGGCGCCTGCGGGAAGTGTACGACCAGGTTGTGAGTGATCGGGGGAAACTGGCTGAAGTCCATAAAATTCAAAGCCTCAACCCGGATGCTCTGTTGACTCACATGGAGTTCTATCTTACCGTGATGTTTGGTAAATCTCCGCTGAAACGGTATCAGCGGGAAATGATGGCTGTTGTGGTATCTCTGGCTAACGAGTGTCAATATTGTATTGAACATCATGAGCAGGCGCTAATGGCGTACTGGAAAGATGAAAAGCGAATATCAGCCCTGAAAAATGATTTTCGGGAGGCTGAATTATCTGAAAAAGATCTGCTGCTGTGTAAATTGGCTGAAAAATTAACAGTAAAACCGGGTTCAGGCTTTACAAAGAATGTGGCAGAGTTGAAGCAGCACCATTTTGATGACCGGGCCGTTTTAGATGCCGTGCAGGTGATTGCATACTTTAATTTCGTCAACCGGATGGTACTTGCACTGGATGTTGAGTTTACCGGGGAAGAAAAAAAAGGGTATAAATATTGA
- a CDS encoding fructosamine kinase family protein, with translation MLPETIRTRIIESCDISVDSAESVSGGSINHALKLHCGSSTLFLKWNANAPDDFFLKEAEGLELLKAGSTELRVPEVIQSAAPHGDRPGFLLMEWINPGSTGDAFQFGEQLARLHQTKAERFGLNSDNYIGSLPQSNKHHAKWLTFFADERIGPQLKRAVDSGKMEPSIQKNWFGLLKRLDAIIPPTEPSLLHGDLWGGNYLFDEDGRVVLIDPAVYYGHPEMDLAFTKMFGGFDPAFYDGYGSITEIEADFKDRIQVYNLYPLLVHVNLFDGHYTLDCRRFLKKF, from the coding sequence ATGCTCCCCGAAACAATTCGTACCAGAATTATTGAATCCTGTGACATCAGCGTGGACAGTGCGGAATCTGTTTCTGGCGGAAGTATAAATCATGCGCTGAAACTGCATTGTGGCAGCAGCACATTATTTTTGAAGTGGAATGCAAACGCGCCGGATGACTTTTTCCTGAAAGAGGCGGAAGGGCTGGAGTTATTGAAAGCGGGATCAACCGAACTTCGTGTTCCGGAAGTTATCCAATCAGCAGCTCCACACGGCGACCGCCCGGGCTTTTTGTTGATGGAGTGGATCAATCCCGGCAGTACCGGGGATGCTTTTCAATTTGGAGAACAACTTGCAAGGCTGCATCAAACCAAAGCAGAACGTTTTGGGCTGAATTCGGATAACTACATCGGGAGCCTGCCACAGTCTAACAAGCACCATGCGAAGTGGCTTACTTTTTTTGCAGATGAGAGAATTGGCCCACAGCTCAAGCGGGCCGTTGATTCCGGGAAAATGGAGCCTTCCATCCAGAAAAACTGGTTTGGGCTGCTTAAAAGACTGGATGCGATCATCCCGCCAACAGAACCGTCCCTTCTGCATGGCGATCTCTGGGGTGGAAATTACCTGTTCGATGAGGATGGAAGGGTAGTTTTGATTGATCCGGCGGTCTATTACGGACACCCGGAAATGGATCTTGCATTTACAAAAATGTTCGGCGGTTTTGATCCCGCTTTTTATGATGGATATGGTTCCATAACTGAGATTGAGGCTGATTTTAAAGACAGAATCCAGGTGTATAATCTCTACCCGCTGCTTGTTCATGTGAACCTGTTTGACGGACATTACACATTAGATTGCCGCCGTTTCCTGAAAAAATTCTGA
- a CDS encoding low molecular weight protein-tyrosine-phosphatase, whose product MNPKNTISKENPFKICFVCLGNICRSPTAEGIFQHLVNEKGLQPYFYVDSAGTSAFHIGERANSKSRQIAEKNGVELKSRARRFEAEDLDEFDIVVAMDSENYQNIVSLDDNGSYSDKIIKMRDYDPQPENGDVPDPYYGGMDGFRNVFDIVYRSCEALLDELENQIK is encoded by the coding sequence ATGAACCCGAAAAACACCATTTCAAAAGAGAATCCATTCAAAATCTGTTTTGTCTGTCTTGGCAATATCTGCAGAAGCCCTACCGCTGAAGGAATATTTCAGCACCTTGTGAACGAAAAGGGCCTGCAACCGTATTTTTATGTCGATTCTGCTGGGACGTCAGCTTTCCACATCGGAGAAAGAGCAAACAGTAAAAGCCGCCAGATCGCTGAAAAAAACGGAGTAGAGCTTAAATCCCGGGCCCGGAGATTTGAAGCGGAAGATCTGGATGAGTTTGACATCGTGGTGGCAATGGACAGCGAAAATTATCAAAATATTGTAAGTCTCGATGATAACGGAAGCTACAGTGATAAAATCATAAAAATGCGTGATTATGATCCTCAGCCTGAAAACGGCGATGTACCTGATCCGTATTATGGCGGCATGGATGGTTTCAGAAATGTGTTTGATATTGTCTACAGAAGTTGTGAGGCTTTGCTCGATGAATTGGAAAATCAGATTAAGTGA
- a CDS encoding response regulator, whose product MNSDKKGNIFIVEDDMLLSLVEERLLIKLGYNVIGKAVSGEEAVNKIKSAKPDVVLMDISLNGSMDGIETMTEVRNFSSVPVIYLSGNSDQLNLERAKKTSYVDYLVKPVTEQDLVDPLKQAMNSIKGGRRPSRSINHAG is encoded by the coding sequence ATGAACAGCGACAAAAAAGGGAACATATTCATAGTAGAGGACGACATGCTGCTTTCACTCGTGGAAGAACGTCTGCTCATCAAGCTTGGATATAACGTTATTGGCAAGGCAGTTTCGGGAGAAGAAGCCGTAAACAAGATTAAATCTGCTAAACCCGATGTGGTTTTGATGGATATTTCGCTCAACGGCAGTATGGATGGTATTGAGACTATGACAGAAGTACGGAATTTTTCATCCGTACCCGTTATCTACTTATCGGGGAATTCTGACCAGCTGAATCTCGAGCGAGCGAAAAAAACCAGTTATGTGGATTATCTTGTGAAGCCGGTCACTGAACAGGATCTTGTAGATCCGCTGAAACAGGCAATGAACTCTATTAAAGGCGGGCGACGCCCCAGCCGGTCGATCAATCACGCAGGATAA
- a CDS encoding YhdH/YhfP family quinone oxidoreductase, whose amino-acid sequence MKRPDIAYRALVADKPENGEMKLSVQELNTQNLPAHDVLVNVHYSSLNYKDALSASGNPGVTKAYPHTPGIDAAGVVKWSKDSRFSEGDKVIVTSYDLGQNTPGGFGEYISVPGDWIVPLSEGLTLKESMILGTAGFTAAYGVEKLADQNLQPDSGKILVTGATGGVGSLAVAILSHLGYSVIAVTGKKEKHPFLKMLGADRVLGREEITGVGNSPMLSARWAGAIDTVGGEMLDAIIRQTAHNGTVACCGNILGGELNTSIYPFILRGVALMGVDSGICLMKDRVRIWDRLSGSWKPDKALLHNLSKICRIEELPAEIEKILNGNQSGRVVLILRD is encoded by the coding sequence ATGAAGAGGCCGGATATAGCATACAGGGCGCTTGTCGCAGATAAGCCGGAGAACGGTGAAATGAAACTATCTGTACAAGAGCTGAATACACAAAATCTGCCGGCTCATGATGTTCTTGTAAATGTTCACTACTCATCGCTGAATTACAAAGACGCACTCTCTGCAAGCGGAAACCCTGGTGTTACAAAAGCGTACCCGCACACTCCCGGCATTGATGCGGCAGGAGTGGTGAAGTGGAGCAAGGACTCCCGCTTTTCTGAGGGAGATAAAGTGATTGTAACGAGTTACGATCTCGGACAAAATACACCGGGTGGATTTGGGGAGTACATTTCTGTTCCGGGAGATTGGATTGTGCCTCTATCTGAAGGTTTGACACTCAAGGAGAGTATGATTCTTGGTACCGCCGGCTTTACAGCTGCCTATGGAGTAGAGAAATTGGCAGATCAGAATCTCCAGCCGGACAGCGGTAAAATTTTAGTAACCGGCGCGACTGGCGGAGTGGGCTCACTGGCCGTAGCAATTTTATCACATCTCGGGTACAGTGTCATTGCGGTGACCGGTAAAAAAGAGAAGCATCCATTTCTGAAAATGCTCGGCGCTGATAGGGTTTTAGGGCGTGAAGAGATTACCGGTGTTGGCAATTCTCCGATGCTTTCTGCCCGTTGGGCCGGCGCGATAGATACCGTAGGCGGAGAGATGCTCGATGCGATTATTCGCCAGACGGCACATAATGGAACCGTTGCCTGCTGCGGAAATATTCTGGGCGGAGAGCTGAATACGAGTATCTACCCGTTTATTCTGCGCGGTGTGGCGTTGATGGGGGTGGATTCGGGAATTTGCCTGATGAAAGACCGGGTACGGATCTGGGACAGACTTTCCGGCAGCTGGAAACCGGATAAAGCTCTGCTGCATAATCTTAGCAAAATTTGCAGGATAGAGGAGCTGCCTGCAGAAATCGAAAAGATTCTAAATGGAAATCAGTCCGGCAGGGTCGTTCTTATCCTGCGTGATTGA
- a CDS encoding aldehyde dehydrogenase, with translation MQTDRLVQVQRAFFEKGSHLSVTARKENLQKLRDMLLENEKELCSAVQKDLHKPAMEVVSAEILMVIEEIDFHLKKVYGWTKSKKVRANLLSMPSKNEVKRVPYGVTLIIGAWNYPIGLLLTPLVGAISGGNCAVLKPSELAPATSALLRKLISKTFDPNYITVVEGGVNVNQELLDQPFDKIFFTGSTRVGKIVMEKAAQKLTPVTLELGGKSPAVVHKDADIKTAARRIAWGKFMNAGQTCIAPDFVLVHYEAKLELIDQLKKAVKKYYGKNPEKSDDYGRIINQQNFERITNLMTDTTVLHGGEFNAAERFIAPTIVGDVDWGHPIMKEEIFGPVLPIIGYGDQKTPGVQLRQMPTPLALYIFSEDDEFVERVIASVPHGGACVNDVVMHIANPNLPFGGAGSSGMGQYHGEYSFECFTRPQAVMRRNVWPDPSFRYPPYGKKLFLLRKLLLR, from the coding sequence ATGCAAACCGACAGACTGGTTCAGGTACAGCGCGCATTTTTTGAAAAGGGATCTCACCTTAGTGTAACCGCACGGAAGGAGAATCTGCAGAAATTACGGGATATGCTTCTGGAGAATGAAAAAGAGCTATGTTCCGCCGTTCAAAAAGATCTGCACAAGCCTGCTATGGAAGTGGTGAGTGCGGAAATTTTAATGGTGATCGAGGAGATCGATTTTCATCTGAAGAAGGTGTATGGCTGGACGAAATCGAAAAAGGTACGGGCAAATCTTCTTTCGATGCCGTCAAAAAATGAGGTGAAACGGGTGCCGTATGGCGTTACACTGATCATCGGCGCATGGAATTACCCGATTGGCCTGCTGCTTACGCCTCTTGTCGGAGCGATATCCGGCGGAAATTGCGCTGTGCTGAAGCCGTCGGAGCTTGCACCGGCAACGTCAGCGTTGCTTCGGAAACTGATCAGCAAAACGTTTGATCCGAATTACATCACCGTAGTTGAAGGCGGGGTGAATGTGAACCAGGAGCTGCTCGATCAGCCGTTTGATAAAATATTTTTTACCGGAAGCACACGCGTTGGAAAAATTGTGATGGAAAAGGCGGCGCAAAAACTAACTCCGGTTACGCTGGAATTGGGTGGTAAAAGTCCGGCTGTGGTGCATAAAGATGCCGATATCAAAACGGCAGCCCGGCGAATTGCATGGGGCAAATTTATGAATGCGGGCCAAACCTGCATCGCTCCCGATTTTGTACTCGTCCATTACGAAGCGAAACTTGAACTGATCGATCAGCTTAAAAAAGCGGTCAAAAAATATTACGGTAAAAACCCTGAAAAATCAGACGATTACGGACGGATTATCAATCAGCAGAATTTTGAGCGGATCACCAATCTGATGACGGATACGACCGTTTTGCATGGAGGGGAATTCAATGCAGCCGAACGGTTTATTGCACCCACAATTGTTGGAGATGTGGACTGGGGCCACCCGATAATGAAAGAAGAGATTTTTGGTCCGGTACTGCCCATTATTGGATATGGCGATCAGAAAACACCCGGAGTTCAGCTTCGCCAGATGCCGACACCGCTCGCTCTCTACATTTTTTCTGAAGACGATGAGTTTGTGGAGCGTGTGATTGCCAGCGTGCCTCATGGCGGGGCGTGTGTCAATGATGTTGTGATGCATATCGCCAATCCCAATCTTCCCTTTGGGGGTGCGGGAAGCAGCGGAATGGGGCAGTATCATGGAGAGTACAGCTTTGAGTGCTTCACCCGGCCACAGGCTGTAATGAGAAGAAATGTGTGGCCGGATCCCTCGTTTCGGTATCCGCCATACGGCAAAAAACTTTTTCTGCTGAGAAAACTTCTGTTGAGGTAG
- a CDS encoding SDR family oxidoreductase gives MSDYFNGKSVLITGAASGIGKRFAEMISGSKNLTLILWDRNPDTLIENRASLPDDVRIISRGVDVSDRSDVEAAARELDELQVVPDVIVNCAGIVVGKMFHEHTLEDTQNTMQINALGSMWVVQLFLEKMITRGTGHVVNLASASGYIGNPRMSVYAASKWAVIGWSESLRLEMKKLKTGIEVTTVIPSYIKTGMFDGVKPPLMVPLLETDQMVERMIKGISKRKNKIQAPFMVRFVPLIKALLPAGAFDWVAGNVLGVYRSMDSFSGRRQGG, from the coding sequence ATGAGCGACTATTTTAACGGGAAATCTGTTCTGATAACCGGCGCGGCAAGCGGGATCGGAAAACGTTTTGCTGAGATGATTTCCGGATCGAAAAACCTGACCCTGATTTTGTGGGACCGGAATCCGGATACCCTTATCGAAAACAGGGCCAGCCTGCCGGATGATGTGCGGATTATTTCCCGCGGTGTGGATGTATCGGACCGGTCAGATGTGGAGGCCGCTGCCCGGGAGCTGGACGAACTGCAAGTCGTGCCGGATGTGATTGTAAACTGTGCCGGCATTGTGGTTGGCAAGATGTTTCATGAACACACCCTGGAGGATACACAAAACACTATGCAAATTAACGCACTGGGAAGCATGTGGGTGGTTCAGCTTTTTTTGGAGAAGATGATCACCCGGGGAACGGGCCACGTGGTGAACCTGGCATCGGCGTCGGGTTATATCGGAAATCCGCGAATGAGCGTCTATGCTGCAAGTAAATGGGCGGTGATCGGGTGGTCGGAATCTCTGAGGCTTGAAATGAAGAAACTCAAGACAGGAATTGAGGTTACAACGGTAATTCCGAGCTACATCAAAACAGGTATGTTTGATGGTGTGAAGCCGCCACTGATGGTTCCTTTGCTGGAGACAGACCAGATGGTAGAGCGGATGATAAAGGGTATATCGAAGCGGAAAAATAAAATCCAGGCACCATTTATGGTCCGTTTTGTGCCGCTGATTAAAGCTCTGCTTCCCGCCGGTGCATTCGACTGGGTAGCAGGAAATGTGCTGGGAGTCTATCGTTCGATGGATTCCTTTTCCGGCCGCCGGCAGGGTGGGTGA
- a CDS encoding M28 family peptidase, with protein MFKRINFLPVVIVLISLLFSACDDSSTESFDRAEESITGESLLNHIEILSSDEFGGRAPATRGDTLTVNYLADQLEEIGIAPGMPDGSYTQEFPLLGQRVDGSSAQFNIRTNGNIADELRYGTDFMAWPSNEEERVQIQNAELLYVGYGIQAPEFGWDDYKDADVEGKILVYKNSDPSHDPDIFDGDSRLYYGRWSYKFEKAEEMGALGAIIIHTTPTAGYGWSVIETSWGGERFSLEGGDSENGDRPEFNSWLTEESSENLFEQAGLDLHEMLDAAADRDFEPVPLTGVTVDVDLTASYSDMASRNVLGKLEGNDPELRDEYVIFSAHHDHLGIAPEPVDGDSVYNGAWDNASGTAAVLEIANAMKQVEDDLRRSVLFIFVGAEEMGLLGSQYWSQNPTVHPGNVSANFNLDSMQIFGETRDMTLVGYDRNTLTDLFREHAEERGREITPDPQPEQGFFYRSDHFSFARVGIPAIYPNPGRDYIDKPENFTETADSVRAANYHQLTDEINEYWDMSGMTSDTRFIFRTSLEAINRDEMMEWYSGDEFEAVRDLMLREAE; from the coding sequence ATGTTTAAGCGAATCAATTTCCTGCCGGTCGTAATAGTATTGATTTCCCTGCTTTTTTCTGCTTGCGATGATTCCTCAACCGAATCGTTCGACCGTGCGGAAGAGTCGATTACCGGTGAATCACTGCTGAACCACATCGAAATTCTATCCTCGGATGAATTTGGAGGTCGCGCGCCTGCCACGAGGGGTGATACGCTCACTGTCAACTACCTCGCAGACCAGCTTGAAGAGATTGGAATTGCCCCGGGGATGCCCGACGGCTCCTACACCCAGGAATTTCCGCTGCTTGGTCAGCGGGTTGATGGATCCTCCGCACAATTTAATATCCGCACAAATGGAAACATTGCGGATGAACTCCGTTACGGCACCGATTTCATGGCGTGGCCCAGCAATGAAGAAGAGCGCGTTCAGATTCAAAATGCCGAGTTACTTTACGTGGGATATGGAATCCAGGCTCCGGAATTTGGCTGGGACGACTACAAAGATGCCGACGTGGAGGGGAAAATCCTGGTCTACAAAAATAGTGATCCATCACACGATCCTGATATTTTCGATGGTGATTCACGACTTTATTACGGGCGATGGAGCTACAAATTTGAGAAAGCTGAAGAGATGGGAGCACTTGGCGCCATCATCATTCACACCACGCCAACTGCCGGTTACGGGTGGTCCGTTATTGAAACGAGCTGGGGCGGCGAGCGGTTTTCCCTGGAGGGCGGAGATTCAGAAAACGGTGATCGGCCAGAATTTAACAGCTGGCTGACCGAAGAGAGCAGTGAAAATCTGTTTGAACAGGCCGGGCTGGATCTGCACGAGATGCTGGATGCTGCCGCTGACCGTGATTTTGAACCCGTACCGCTGACTGGTGTAACCGTTGATGTGGATCTCACAGCAAGCTACAGCGATATGGCATCGCGAAATGTACTCGGCAAACTTGAAGGAAATGATCCCGAATTAAGAGATGAATACGTGATTTTTTCAGCACACCACGATCATCTTGGCATTGCCCCGGAGCCTGTGGACGGCGATTCTGTCTACAACGGCGCGTGGGATAACGCCTCCGGTACGGCTGCCGTACTCGAGATTGCCAATGCGATGAAACAGGTGGAAGATGATCTTCGGCGTTCGGTGCTGTTCATTTTTGTTGGTGCTGAAGAGATGGGGCTGCTCGGCTCACAATATTGGTCACAAAACCCAACCGTTCATCCCGGTAACGTATCCGCAAATTTCAACCTCGACAGCATGCAGATTTTCGGTGAAACGCGCGACATGACGCTCGTTGGTTACGATCGAAACACGCTCACCGATCTTTTCAGAGAACATGCTGAAGAGAGGGGACGCGAAATCACGCCTGATCCGCAGCCGGAACAGGGCTTTTTCTACCGCTCTGATCATTTCTCATTCGCAAGAGTGGGCATTCCGGCGATCTACCCGAATCCCGGCCGGGACTATATCGATAAACCGGAAAATTTCACGGAAACCGCTGACAGCGTAAGAGCAGCAAACTACCATCAGCTCACTGATGAAATCAATGAATATTGGGATATGAGTGGAATGACATCAGATACGCGCTTTATTTTCCGTACATCACTTGAAGCGATTAACCGCGATGAAATGATGGAATGGTATTCCGGAGATGAATTCGAAGCCGTTCGCGACCTGATGCTCCGTGAGGCAGAGTAA